From the genome of Mycetocola spongiae, one region includes:
- a CDS encoding lasso RiPP family leader peptide-containing protein yields MTKQTYMAPALERIGSFHEATNGYPWWDHRDVFGGRTFIAPW; encoded by the coding sequence ATGACTAAGCAGACCTACATGGCTCCCGCGCTCGAGCGGATTGGCTCCTTCCATGAAGCGACGAACGGTTACCCCTGGTGGGACCACCGCGATGTCTTCGGTGGGCGCACGTTCATCGCCCCCTGGTGA
- a CDS encoding asparagine synthase-related protein translates to MEFAVLPDREVQRDLTDALLALGLTAVSTHPSGRPWLFSDAPDRWRVLTPGRGARVAVPEERGIGMQLPNESIADPQYLDQLAGTITIHTFFLTTIDKVSRVRGTISTDRQIFWGVVDGVPVATNTLKILHHLLNPSIDEIALTLSLISSLPIQPFARRTPWEGIHAVGVGHLLTFDTAGRVREERWWWDPGRDLDCSQATLAVRSALCSSVGEASIESALVSSDLSGGLDSTSICFILHDLGHDFTTYRTSSLSASNDETERARLVARELDIPLREFAPLAESSSAFDLDIETNSRALLEGPLVWAASRRYVEALAPTIARDGSHVHFTGLGGDELFDLVPGLFRSVWRENRIRALALIRHFQLSQRIDPRPLLKGAASKEHYANYLLRVARALDGGDSDLRPADAYSWFPPIVLPTWLSQKARTIIVEEIKKVAEDPPSPLGKDPAAQQTTESIAFQGKILRQFGELFHNFDIDWRGPFTDVRVLRAVLRAPATARFSTINDKPLLAAAIGNAALPDFYAKRGRSDFTSDIYAEHRRRRGALAEEFESCLLAEHDLVERPTIVSVVYEPSSNDVGLLDVERIATAERWLRGVHAMGRTP, encoded by the coding sequence ATGGAGTTTGCAGTATTGCCGGACCGAGAGGTGCAGCGTGATCTGACCGATGCGTTGCTCGCCCTCGGGCTCACAGCCGTCTCGACTCATCCTTCCGGGCGACCTTGGCTATTTTCTGATGCACCTGATCGCTGGAGGGTGCTAACACCTGGCCGAGGTGCGCGAGTCGCAGTACCCGAGGAGCGAGGTATCGGCATGCAATTACCAAACGAATCCATCGCCGATCCTCAGTATCTCGACCAGCTCGCTGGCACCATTACGATCCATACGTTCTTCCTTACGACCATCGACAAGGTGTCTCGCGTGCGAGGAACGATCAGTACAGACAGGCAGATCTTTTGGGGCGTCGTCGACGGCGTGCCTGTGGCTACGAACACGTTGAAAATCCTTCATCATCTGTTGAACCCCTCGATTGACGAGATTGCGCTTACGCTTTCGCTGATCTCTTCCCTGCCGATCCAGCCCTTCGCTCGACGGACGCCCTGGGAGGGCATCCATGCCGTCGGTGTCGGCCATTTGTTGACTTTCGATACGGCAGGTCGAGTCAGGGAGGAGCGCTGGTGGTGGGACCCCGGACGTGATCTGGACTGCAGCCAGGCGACGCTCGCGGTGCGTAGCGCGCTCTGCTCATCGGTTGGGGAGGCATCCATCGAAAGCGCGCTAGTGAGTTCTGATCTCTCTGGGGGGCTGGACTCCACCAGCATCTGCTTCATTCTTCATGATCTGGGACATGACTTCACGACCTATAGGACGTCCTCCCTGAGCGCTTCAAACGATGAAACGGAACGGGCTCGACTTGTGGCACGCGAGCTTGACATTCCGCTACGGGAGTTTGCTCCGCTTGCAGAAAGCAGTTCCGCTTTCGATCTCGACATCGAGACGAATTCGCGTGCGCTTCTGGAAGGACCTTTAGTTTGGGCGGCTTCGCGCAGATACGTAGAAGCTCTCGCTCCTACGATCGCGCGGGACGGTTCTCACGTCCACTTCACGGGTTTGGGAGGCGACGAGTTGTTCGACCTCGTCCCAGGACTGTTCCGATCCGTCTGGCGTGAGAACAGGATCCGTGCCCTAGCTTTGATTCGCCACTTTCAGCTCAGTCAGCGAATCGACCCGCGGCCTCTACTGAAAGGTGCCGCCAGTAAGGAGCACTACGCTAACTATCTATTGCGTGTAGCCCGAGCATTAGATGGCGGTGATTCAGACCTGCGTCCCGCTGACGCATACTCGTGGTTCCCGCCGATAGTGTTGCCCACATGGCTAAGCCAAAAAGCCCGTACGATCATCGTCGAGGAAATCAAGAAAGTGGCTGAAGACCCGCCGTCTCCACTTGGTAAAGATCCTGCCGCACAACAGACAACCGAATCCATCGCATTCCAGGGGAAGATCCTAAGGCAGTTCGGCGAGCTGTTTCATAATTTCGATATTGACTGGCGAGGTCCCTTTACTGATGTGCGAGTGCTCCGAGCCGTGCTCCGAGCCCCTGCAACTGCACGGTTTTCCACGATAAATGACAAACCACTGCTTGCGGCAGCGATCGGCAATGCTGCCCTGCCGGACTTTTATGCGAAGCGAGGCCGAAGTGATTTCACAAGTGACATCTATGCTGAGCACCGGCGTCGCAGAGGTGCCCTCGCAGAGGAATTCGAGTCCTGTCTTCTCGCAGAGCATGACCTAGTTGAACGGCCAACGATCGTATCGGTGGTCTATGAGCCATCCAGCAACGACGTTGGCCTTCTCGACGTCGAGCGGATTGCGACGGCGGAACGTTGGCTCCGCGGTGTACACGCCATGGGTCGGACGCCATGA
- a CDS encoding PqqD family protein, giving the protein MTIQLTRGATFTETNEQAILTSGGRNASYYRLNQVGTRILKLLLEGKSEESVSNCVAQEFGVEAERVRLDLDNLLARLRDARLIQI; this is encoded by the coding sequence ATGACGATCCAGCTAACTCGCGGTGCGACCTTCACCGAAACGAATGAGCAGGCGATTCTGACTAGTGGTGGCCGAAACGCATCATACTACCGACTCAATCAGGTCGGCACGAGGATCCTCAAACTTCTACTAGAGGGGAAGTCAGAGGAATCCGTGAGCAACTGCGTGGCGCAAGAGTTCGGCGTTGAGGCCGAACGCGTCCGACTCGATCTTGACAACTTGCTCGCACGGCTAAGAGATGCCCGCCTCATCCAGATATAG
- a CDS encoding lasso peptide biosynthesis B2 protein: protein MHYSTSKILRLVAARTAITAARLVSYLPPNRMHQLVHSISRGTRRATFSEAGTAREQICRFSRRCAGQGCVQRSVAVVILCRLYGSAPNWRIGFGIEPFTAHAWIEVDGRPVGEPEVVAYYFVSHSVDVA, encoded by the coding sequence GTGCACTACAGTACGAGCAAGATACTACGCTTGGTTGCGGCGCGCACCGCAATCACGGCTGCCCGCTTAGTTTCCTATCTGCCTCCTAACCGTATGCATCAACTTGTGCACAGCATCAGCCGCGGCACACGACGTGCGACTTTCAGTGAAGCTGGCACTGCGAGGGAGCAGATTTGCCGATTCAGTCGGCGATGTGCAGGGCAGGGCTGTGTACAGCGCTCCGTTGCAGTGGTGATTCTGTGCCGCCTGTACGGCAGCGCACCAAACTGGCGAATTGGATTTGGCATCGAGCCGTTCACCGCTCACGCGTGGATTGAGGTTGACGGGCGCCCTGTCGGTGAGCCCGAAGTCGTTGCGTACTATTTTGTCTCGCACTCCGTCGATGTGGCATGA
- a CDS encoding leucine-rich repeat domain-containing protein produces MRLTKMSVVAATIAAAALLTPAGMAQAIGAPAAAGVTSIPLGQGGPESDPVARPDIARSAQARAALPDDNELVNMPDAALSAAILQKTQQPTLTRGVLRSLRDLMAPDAGITDLTGLEYASQLDLVDLSKNPITTLEPMRGLTEIRQLNVSSTAITSLDPLSTLPILDYVRFNWTKVADLEPLRNATKLWRIEAAGTQITSIDPVQNLNELIGIYLQETGVSDLSPLAGKPKLNAVSAPSTEVSDLSPLAGSTTLSIINVNGARVSDLSMLDTWPALRQVGFLNQRVTGIPVVASATESTYRTTQATTAPFTMLPGVVLNATSEAITTPEGLTIWSDIPADATALEAQISGNPLPGSTAGYSATLSYPITRADYINADLPNTTVGADYQFQLAVTPSFVDGPFSVTAGEIPGLGLDAEGAITGTPTEEGTFPLSVRRTDAYGNMIDHTYNVVVGAGSPVIPPVTPTDPPVAPTDPATPPVTPEAGGLAQTGANLPAAGLLLGVLASLAAGLGAVFYARRRRLG; encoded by the coding sequence ATGCGATTGACCAAAATGAGCGTGGTGGCGGCAACCATTGCCGCGGCCGCGCTCCTCACCCCGGCCGGTATGGCCCAGGCCATCGGCGCGCCCGCCGCCGCGGGCGTGACCTCCATCCCCCTGGGCCAGGGTGGCCCGGAATCCGATCCCGTCGCCCGCCCCGATATCGCCCGTTCCGCGCAGGCCCGCGCCGCGCTCCCGGACGATAACGAACTCGTGAACATGCCCGATGCCGCACTCAGCGCGGCCATCCTGCAAAAGACCCAGCAGCCCACGCTCACCCGGGGAGTATTGCGATCGCTGCGGGACCTGATGGCGCCCGATGCGGGCATTACGGATCTGACCGGGCTGGAATATGCCAGCCAGCTCGATCTGGTGGACCTCAGCAAAAACCCCATCACCACGCTTGAGCCGATGCGCGGCCTCACCGAGATTCGCCAGCTCAACGTGAGCAGCACCGCGATCACCAGCCTGGACCCGCTCTCCACCCTGCCGATCCTGGACTATGTGCGGTTCAACTGGACCAAGGTGGCCGACCTGGAGCCGCTGCGTAACGCCACCAAGCTGTGGCGCATCGAGGCCGCCGGTACGCAGATCACCAGCATCGACCCGGTACAGAACCTCAACGAATTGATCGGCATCTACCTGCAGGAGACCGGGGTGAGCGATCTCTCCCCGCTGGCCGGCAAGCCCAAGCTGAACGCGGTATCCGCACCCAGCACGGAGGTCTCTGACCTCTCGCCGCTGGCCGGAAGCACCACGCTCTCGATCATCAACGTGAACGGCGCCCGCGTGTCCGACCTGAGCATGCTGGACACCTGGCCCGCACTGCGCCAGGTGGGCTTCCTCAACCAGCGCGTCACCGGAATCCCGGTTGTGGCATCGGCGACGGAGTCGACCTATCGCACCACCCAGGCCACCACCGCACCCTTCACGATGCTCCCCGGTGTGGTGTTAAACGCAACGAGTGAGGCCATCACCACCCCCGAGGGGCTGACCATCTGGTCGGATATCCCCGCGGATGCCACCGCGCTGGAGGCCCAGATCTCGGGCAACCCGCTCCCCGGCTCCACCGCCGGATACTCGGCCACGCTGAGCTACCCGATCACGCGCGCCGACTATATTAATGCCGACCTGCCCAATACCACCGTGGGTGCCGACTATCAGTTCCAGCTGGCCGTGACCCCGTCCTTCGTGGACGGACCGTTCTCGGTGACCGCGGGAGAAATCCCCGGGCTCGGCCTGGACGCCGAGGGCGCCATCACCGGAACCCCCACCGAGGAGGGCACGTTCCCGCTCTCGGTGCGTCGCACCGATGCCTACGGAAATATGATCGACCACACCTATAACGTTGTGGTGGGTGCCGGAAGCCCCGTCATTCCGCCGGTCACCCCGACCGATCCTCCCGTGGCCCCGACCGATCCGGCCACCCCGCCGGTAACCCCCGAGGCCGGTGGACTGGCCCAGACCGGTGCGAACCTGCCCGCCGCGGGCCTGCTGCTGGGTGTCCTCGCGAGCCTCGCCGCGGGTCTTGGCGCCGTGTTCTATGCGCGTCGTCGCCGCCTAGGCTAG
- a CDS encoding helix-turn-helix domain-containing protein → MDPLGSHPARPVTPGPEPLWRHMVGALLRRLRQRRGFTLVQTAARAGVSPQYLSELERGLKDPSSEILQAVAGALGLTLIDLTLAVAAELHRLDGRAPESPRVRAAAFALAA, encoded by the coding sequence ATGGACCCCCTCGGATCTCACCCCGCCCGCCCAGTCACGCCCGGCCCGGAACCGCTGTGGCGACATATGGTGGGCGCACTGCTGCGCCGGCTCCGGCAGCGGCGCGGGTTTACCCTCGTGCAGACCGCCGCGCGCGCCGGCGTCTCCCCGCAGTATCTCTCCGAGCTGGAGCGCGGGCTGAAGGATCCCTCCAGCGAGATCCTCCAGGCGGTGGCCGGGGCCCTCGGCCTGACCCTGATCGATCTGACCCTCGCGGTGGCCGCCGAGCTGCACCGCCTCGACGGCCGCGCGCCCGAATCCCCGCGGGTGCGGGCGGCGGCGTTTGCGCTCGCCGCCTAG
- a CDS encoding ClpP family protease has translation MSEYLIPNVIVQHPRGERVMDVYSQLLSERVVYLGTPIDAGVANALIAQLLHLESEGPDRDIQMYINCAGGDPGAMLAIYDTMRFIRPDVATTCVGAAIAAGAVLAAGGAPGKRAALPHARLALHQPVAQGRGTIPDLILQAEEVIRVRADIEGVLAEHTGHDIRTLRADTDHDRVFTAAQARDYGLIDLVLDRR, from the coding sequence ATGAGCGAGTATCTGATTCCCAATGTGATCGTGCAGCATCCGCGCGGCGAACGGGTCATGGACGTATATTCGCAGCTGCTCTCCGAGCGCGTGGTTTATCTGGGCACCCCGATCGACGCGGGCGTGGCCAATGCGCTGATCGCCCAGCTCCTGCATCTGGAATCGGAGGGGCCGGACCGGGATATCCAGATGTATATCAACTGCGCGGGAGGCGATCCCGGCGCGATGCTCGCGATCTATGACACGATGCGTTTTATCCGCCCCGATGTGGCCACCACCTGTGTGGGCGCGGCGATTGCCGCGGGGGCGGTCCTCGCTGCCGGGGGTGCGCCGGGAAAGCGCGCGGCACTGCCGCATGCGCGGCTGGCGCTGCATCAGCCGGTGGCGCAGGGCCGCGGCACTATTCCCGATCTGATTCTGCAGGCCGAGGAGGTCATCCGGGTGCGCGCCGATATCGAGGGGGTACTCGCGGAGCATACCGGGCACGATATCCGGACGCTGCGGGCCGATACCGATCATGACCGCGTGTTTACGGCGGCCCAGGCCCGGGACTATGGGTTGATCGACCTGGTCCTGGATCGCCGCTAG
- a CDS encoding ClpP family protease yields MTENTRPPLLGEGARAALSDRRILLLDGELNADNGVMLSTQLIALAAADPAADIALWIDSPGGSVSSMLAIRDLMRIIPCDVSTLALGIACSAGQFLLSAGTPGKRRALPHSRILMHQGSAGIGGTAVDIEVQAAALRHTRDTVLGLIAADTGQAPERIFEDSLHDHWYTAREALDYGFIDEIVTDFSLIAPPARYAAGLGGELARA; encoded by the coding sequence ATGACCGAAAATACTCGACCGCCGTTGCTCGGCGAAGGCGCCCGGGCGGCGCTCAGCGATCGCCGCATCCTGCTCCTGGACGGGGAACTTAATGCCGATAACGGTGTGATGCTCTCGACCCAGCTGATCGCCCTGGCCGCCGCGGATCCCGCCGCCGATATCGCGCTCTGGATTGACTCCCCGGGAGGCTCGGTCTCCTCGATGCTCGCGATTCGTGATCTGATGCGGATCATCCCGTGTGATGTGTCCACCCTCGCGCTGGGTATCGCGTGCAGCGCGGGCCAGTTTCTGCTGTCGGCGGGCACCCCGGGTAAGCGGCGCGCGCTCCCCCACTCGCGGATCCTGATGCATCAGGGCTCGGCGGGTATCGGCGGAACCGCCGTGGATATCGAGGTGCAGGCGGCCGCCCTGCGGCATACCCGCGATACCGTGCTGGGCCTGATCGCCGCGGATACCGGGCAGGCCCCCGAACGCATCTTTGAAGATTCCCTGCACGACCACTGGTATACGGCGCGGGAGGCCCTGGACTATGGGTTCATCGACGAGATTGTGACCGATTTTTCCCTGATCGCTCCCCCCGCGCGATACGCCGCGGGCCTCGGCGGAGAGCTGGCGCGGGCATGA
- a CDS encoding DNA-3-methyladenine glycosylase produces the protein MRPEREFFLRDAVQIAPLLLGARLISRLPEGEVTVRITETEAYTGPGVGDRADPGSHSRMGKTARNASMFGEPGHLYVYFSYGMHHAVNVVCSPAGLASGVLLRAGEIITGVELARARRGAAHQDRDLARGPGRLAQALGFIRERDDGVDALDGAPGARAELLLAERVITPAEMGISPRTGVSGIAGTAEFPWRFYLRDEATVSPYRAAAPPRR, from the coding sequence ATGCGTCCCGAACGAGAGTTTTTTCTGCGTGATGCGGTACAGATTGCACCGCTGCTCCTGGGAGCCCGGCTGATATCGCGCCTGCCCGAGGGGGAGGTCACGGTGCGCATCACCGAGACCGAGGCCTATACCGGGCCGGGGGTGGGGGACCGCGCCGATCCCGGATCGCATTCACGGATGGGGAAGACCGCACGTAATGCAAGCATGTTTGGGGAGCCCGGACACCTCTACGTCTATTTTTCCTATGGCATGCATCATGCGGTGAATGTGGTGTGTTCCCCCGCGGGACTGGCCTCGGGGGTGCTGCTGCGCGCGGGGGAGATCATCACCGGGGTCGAGCTCGCCCGCGCTCGCCGGGGAGCCGCGCATCAGGATCGCGATCTGGCCCGCGGCCCGGGCCGACTCGCGCAGGCGCTGGGCTTTATCCGGGAACGAGATGACGGGGTGGACGCTCTGGACGGGGCCCCCGGAGCGCGTGCCGAGCTCCTGCTCGCGGAGCGCGTGATCACGCCCGCGGAGATGGGGATCTCCCCGCGCACCGGCGTGAGCGGGATCGCGGGGACCGCGGAGTTTCCCTGGCGGTTTTATTTACGCGATGAGGCCACCGTCTCCCCGTATCGGGCGGCGGCCCCACCTCGCCGCTAG